GCATGGCGCACTCACGCAGGTGAGCGCGCAAGCGCGGCGTCCGCGGCAGGCCTAGGCCACCTGCGGATGGACCGTGCCGGTCTGGCTGCCCGAAGCGGACGCCGATGACAGCACGCGCACTGGCAAAATCACCAGGCTGAGCCCGTGCACCTGCAGCCAGCTCTGCAGTTCGAGTGCGGTGTGATTGTGCAGGAAGCGGCTGATGAAGCCTTCCAGTTCGGCTTCGAAGATGAGCTTGCCGGCGAAGAAGACGGCTTGCGGGAATTCGTGGGCCACGTCCAGACAGAGCTTGCGCAACTCGACGACGACGTCGGGGCCGATACTCACCCGCAGTTCGGAATGCAGGCCCAGGTCAGTAGCGAAGCGGCAGTACTCGCTTAGATCCTCGGCCACCTGTTGTTCGAGGCGTTTGACCTCATCGGGGCCCTTCATCCGCGATGATTCGACCTCGCCCACGCCGATGAAGATCACGTTGCGGTACTGGTCGCGAAACAGCCGGCGCAGCGTCAGCAGAGTCGCCAGTCCGAGGCCGTTGAAGCCGTTGACCAGAAGCACTGCGGTCGGCGCGGCGGGATCGAATTTTTCGGGCGGGCTTTCCTTGGCCGCGAACAGCTCGGGCAGGATGTCGGCTTCGAGCTGTTCGATGGCTTGCGCGATGTACTCGTAATGATGGCGCACCATGTAGCAGAGCGCGACCAGCGCGCCGGTGATCAGGATCGTCACCCAGCCGCCTTCGTCGAACTTGAGCGTGACCGTGAGCATCAGGATGAGCGCCGTGAACATGCATCCGACGCCGTTGATCGCAAGCTTGCGCCGCCAGTTCGGTTCGTTCGTGCGCTCCTGCCACCAGTGTACGCTCATCCCTAGCTGCGAAAGCGTAAACGTGACGAACACGTTGATCGCATAGAGAACGACCAGCAAATCGACGCGCGCGTGCGTGAAGACCAGGATCCCGATCGCCGCGAGGCCCATCGCGAACACTCCGTCCTGGGTCACCAGGCGGGAGCTGAGCTGCGAGAAGCGCCGCGGCAGCCATCGATCCACCGCCATCGTCGCCAGCACGCGTGGTCCGTCGATAAACCCGGTCTGCGCAGCGACGAACAGCAGCGCGCCTTCGGTGATGAGGGTGAAGGTTACGATCGGCACGCCGACTCGCAGGCCGAACAGACTCCAGTTGTTGGCCACGCGCTCGAACAGCACGGCGTTGAGCGTCTGGCCATGGACCGGCGCGACGTCGAAGAGCAGGTAACAGATGAGGATGCCGCCGGCCAGCCCCGCCAGCGAAATTGCCATGTAGAGCATCGTGCGCTTGCCCGTCGCGGTGCGCGGTTCGCGCAGGATCGGCAGGCCGTTGCTGACCGCTTCGATTCCGGTGTAAGTGCCGGCGCCCATGCTGTAGGCGCGAAAGAAGATGATCGCGAGCGCCAGGATCCCTATCGTGCTGAAGCCGCTATGGACCTGGTTGATGGCGTCGCGGGTGATCGTCGGCAACTCGGGGCTGCGCTCGAGCAGCGCGTAACCGACCAGCGACGCGTGCATCAGTACGAAGGCAATAAAGATCGGCAGCAGCGAAAGCACCGATTCCTTGACCCCGCGCAGATTCATCCCGACCATCAGCACCACGACCGCGAGGCAGACCCAGAACTTGAGCCACAGCCAGTTGGTCGGCAGGAAGCTGAAGATCGCGTCGGCGCCGCTGGCGATCGAGATCGCAATCGTCAAGACGTAGTCGATCACCAGCGCGCATCCTGATGCGAGCCCAGGATAGGGCCCGAGCAGCTTGGTCGCCACCAGGTAGCCGCCGCCGCCGGAGGGAAACAGATCGATGGTTTGCGAATACGATGCCGAGATGATGAAGACGGTGAGCGCCGTCATAACCGCCAGGAACACCGCGAGATACTGGTCGTGGCCGAGCGCGAGGAACGCTTCCTCGGGACCGTAACACGACGAACTGAGTCCGTCGGAACCGAGGCCGACCCAGGCCAGGAACGCGATCAGCGAGAGGCTATGAAAGATTCCAGGATCGCGAACGTCGCGCGGCGGTCCGATAATGACGTCGGTGAGCGTACGTTTGCTCCCACCATTGGCCCCGTCGGCGAGAGTGCGTTTGGCAGAGCCTTCGCGACTGGATTGTGTTCCCATCGTTTATAACTGAGAGGTGCTCCTATTAGCTGGAGCAGTCTAGACGCTAACTCGCGACCGGACTAGAAGGAGCCGCTAAGTTACTGATTTGACAGCGAAATCGAATGAATAGACCGCACGCCCGAGCCCCAGTTTATAGCGCGCGGCGTCGATCAGATTCTGCATCAGCGCGAGTACGGTCATCGGGCCGGTCCCGCCCGGATTCAGCGTCAACCATCCCGCGACCTCCTTTACCCGATCGAAATCGACGTCGCCGACGAATTTTCCGTCCTCCACCCGGCGAAATCCCACGTCGATCACGCACGCGCCCGGCTTCACCATGTCGGCGGTTATCAGAAAGGCTCTGCCGGCGACTTCCGCGCCGGCGCACGAGACCACGATATCGGCCTCGCGGCAGATCGCGCCGAGATCGCGGGTGTGGCGATGGCACCAGGTCACTGTCGCGTTGCACATCCGGCCGCCCAGGATGAGCGCCATCGGCTTGCCCGCGATGTCGCTGCGCCCGATCACGGCCGCGCGTGCGCCGTCGGTGGGGACGCCGTAGCACTTGAGCAGCGTCAGCACGCCGCGCGGAGTGCAGGGGATGAAACGGCCCAACTGCGCTCGGTAGAAATCGCCGACGTTGACCGTGCCCACCGCGTCCACGTCCTTGCCCGGATCGATCGCGTCGAACAGCCTGAAGGAATCGACATGTGCCGGTATCGGCAGCTGCAACAGGATGCCCGCTATCGATGTATCGGCATTAAGCCGCGCTATTTCTTCCAGCAGGCGCCCGGTCGTCGCCTCCTCGGCGGTCATCGTGACCAGCCGGCTTTCAAACCCAAGCTCTTCGGCGAAGCGGCGCTTGTTGCGTACGTACTGGCGCGAGGCCGGGTCGTCGCCGATAAGCAGGGCGGCGAGAGCGGGGAGTCGACGCTGTCGCTGCTTAAGCTCGAGCGCATAGCGTTCGAGTTCCGGGCGTAGGATGCGGCTGACCTCGCGCCCGTCCATGATTTTGGCAGTCATTCCCGAGAGGTTCCTTGCGAGAGATCTTTGCCCGAGAGATCCTTGTTCGATCCTGAATGCGACTCGCGCCGCCGGTTCGCCTTCCTATAGTACCGATCCTGCGGACGCAAATCGTCTAGCCGCGCAGGGGATCGTCCAATCGCGCATGCGAAGGACGAGACTTGCGCGAGACCTGCGCGAGACTTGGGGCGGATAAGTTGTGGGAGAACGTTAGCCGCGCGCCTCGACGGCTCTCCGGCCCTATCCCGCCCTTTGATAGAATCGGAACCCACATGGAAGCTCTCGGGCGCACCACTTTGTTCGGGCTGCATCAGCGGCTCGGCGCGCGGATGACCGTGTTCGGCGGTTTCGAGATGCCCGTTAGCTACAGCGGGATAATCGAGGAGCATCTCGCCGTGCGTTCGCGCGCCGGAATTTTCGACCTTGGCCACATGGGCGAGTTCGAATTGACCGGCGCGCGCGCGCTCGGGCTGCTCGAGCGCGCGCTGAGCAACGCGGCGGCGCGGCTCGAGATCGGCCGCGCGCAATACACGCTGATGTGCACGCCTGAGGGCGGGACGATCGACGACCTGATCGTTTACCGGCTCGGCGACGCGCGCTACATGCTGTGCGTCAACGCCTCGAATATAGCGCCCGACCGCGAATGGCTGCTCGAACTCGGGGCGAAGGATGACGGCTTTCGCGATCTTAGCGAGGAAACCGGGCTCGTAGCCGTGCAGGGCCCGCAGGCGCTGGCGGTTTTGCGGCCGCTTACGAGTGCGCCGCTCGACGCGATGCGGCGGTTCGCCGTGACTGAGGCGGAGGTCGCGGGCCGGCGATGCGTCATCGCGCGCACCGGCTATACCGGCGAGGACGGGTTCGAGCTTTTCACGGCCGCCCCCGGCGCGGAGGCGCTCTTCAGCGCCATTCTCGAAGCCGGAGCGCCCGCCGGGATGCTGCCGTGCGGATTGGGCGCGCGCGACACGCTGCGGATGGAAGCCGGGTTGCCGCTCTATGGCCATGAGCTTGACCGCGCAACTTCGCCGCTGGAGGCGGGACTCGACGCGTTCGTAAAGCTTGGGCGCGAGTTCGTTGGCGCCGCGGCGCTCGGTGCAGAGCGGCGCGACGGGCTTAGGCGACGTCTGGTTGGAATTCGCACCGGCGACGGGCGCAGCGTGGCCCGCCAGGGATACAAGCTGTTCGCCGGCGACCGCGAGGTCGGAATCATGACCAGCGGGACTTTCGCCCCCACGTTCAATCGGCCGCTCGGGATGGCTTACCTGGCGTCGGAGGCGGCAGCGCGGGAGTCTGTCGAGGTCGAGATACGCAACCGCCGCGTCGGCGCCGCGGTAACCGCATTGCCGTTCTATCGCCGCGGCAAAGGGCCGGCGCCGAATACATAGTCGGGACGATTAGCCAGTGCAGAGCTGTACTTGGTATCCAAATATCACGGAGAACAGATCCAACCGATGAGATTCTTTGCTCATACCGAAATCGATGTTCGCGCGATGCTCGAGACGATCGGCGCGCGCGGGCTCGACGATTTGATTACGCACGTGCCGGCCAATCTGCGCGCGAGCGCGGCCATGGACCTTGCGCCGGGGAAAAACGAGCCGGAAATCGCCGCCGACCTCGGAGCGCTCGCCGCGCGCAATACCGGCGCGTCCGCCTTCGCGAGCTTCCTCGGCTTCGGCGCTTACCGCCATTACGTGCCGGCGGCCGTGCGCGCGATCACCGCGCGCGCCGAATTCGCCACGAGCTATACGCCCTATCAGCCCGAGGCCAGCCAGGGCACGGTCGAAGCGATTTTCGAATTCCAGACCATGATCACCCAGCTGACCGGCCTCGAGGTCGCCAACGCCAGCATGTACGACGGCGCTTCGGCGGCGGCCGAGGCGGTCCTGATGGCGCATCGGGTGATGCCCAAGCGCACCCGGGTCGCGCTTTCCCGCGCGCTCTGGCCCGACTATCGCGCCACCGTGCGCACCTACCTGAGCGCGCTCGAGCATCTGGAAATCATCGAGTTGCCGTTCGATTCGCAAAGCGGCGTGATCGATATCGCCGCGCTCAAGCGCGTGGCCGACGACCGGCTGCTGTGCTCGGTAATCGGCTATCCGAACGCCTTTGGAATCGTCGAGCCGCTCGGTGAGGCGGCGGCGCTCACCCGCGCTGCGGGCGCGATTGCGATCGCAGTCACCGCCGAACCGCTCGCGCTCGGGCTTTTGAAGTCGCCTGGCGAGCTCGGCGCGGATGTTGCGGTCGGCGAGGGACAGAGCTTCGGTCTCGGGCCGCAATTCGGCGGACCCGGAGTCGGTTTCATGGCCGCCCGCACGGCGCATCTGCGCCAGATGCCCGGCCGGCTGGTCGGCGAGACGCACGACCGGGACGGGCGGCGCGCGTGGTGCCTGACGTTGGCTACGCGCGAGCAGCATATCCGGCGCGAGCGCGCGACCTCGAACATCTGCACTAACCATTCGCTGTGCGCGCTCGCGGCCACGGTGTATCTCGCGATGATGGGGCGGCGGGGGCTCCGCGAGCTGGCCTCGCGCAACGTAGAGGCCGCGCATCGCGCGGCCGCGGCGCTGGCCGCCGCCGGCGTGCCCTCACGCTTCAGCGCGCCGTTCTTCAACGAATTCGTGATTAGCGCCAAGGACTCGGAAGCGGCGCTCGCGCGCGCCGAACGCGCCGGAATCCTGGCCGGCGTCGCGCTCGACCGCTATTGGCCCGAGCTTGGCGGCGCCCTGCTGGTCAGCGTCACCGAGATGAATACTCAGTCGGAACTCGAGCGGCTCGCCGGCGCGCTCGCCGGAGTGAACTGATGGGGGGAGAGAGGGAGACGAAGATGGCGACCGCGGGCAAGATCGCGAGCGGCGACGGCGACGACGCTGGGGCGCAAGCGTCCGCCGCGCAGCGCGCGGCGGACGTACGGAGCGTCGCGACGCTTTTCGAGGAGTCGGCGGCCGGACGTTCCGGGACGGACGTGGCGCCGCGCGCCGCCGGCGAGGCTGATGCGGCTGCAATCCTGGGCGCGACGCTTTGCCGCGACGACATTCCCGGCTTTCCGGAACTCAGCGAGCCTCAGGTG
The window above is part of the Candidatus Binataceae bacterium genome. Proteins encoded here:
- a CDS encoding APC family permease, whose protein sequence is MGTQSSREGSAKRTLADGANGGSKRTLTDVIIGPPRDVRDPGIFHSLSLIAFLAWVGLGSDGLSSSCYGPEEAFLALGHDQYLAVFLAVMTALTVFIISASYSQTIDLFPSGGGGYLVATKLLGPYPGLASGCALVIDYVLTIAISIASGADAIFSFLPTNWLWLKFWVCLAVVVLMVGMNLRGVKESVLSLLPIFIAFVLMHASLVGYALLERSPELPTITRDAINQVHSGFSTIGILALAIIFFRAYSMGAGTYTGIEAVSNGLPILREPRTATGKRTMLYMAISLAGLAGGILICYLLFDVAPVHGQTLNAVLFERVANNWSLFGLRVGVPIVTFTLITEGALLFVAAQTGFIDGPRVLATMAVDRWLPRRFSQLSSRLVTQDGVFAMGLAAIGILVFTHARVDLLVVLYAINVFVTFTLSQLGMSVHWWQERTNEPNWRRKLAINGVGCMFTALILMLTVTLKFDEGGWVTILITGALVALCYMVRHHYEYIAQAIEQLEADILPELFAAKESPPEKFDPAAPTAVLLVNGFNGLGLATLLTLRRLFRDQYRNVIFIGVGEVESSRMKGPDEVKRLEQQVAEDLSEYCRFATDLGLHSELRVSIGPDVVVELRKLCLDVAHEFPQAVFFAGKLIFEAELEGFISRFLHNHTALELQSWLQVHGLSLVILPVRVLSSASASGSQTGTVHPQVA
- a CDS encoding bifunctional 5,10-methylenetetrahydrofolate dehydrogenase/5,10-methenyltetrahydrofolate cyclohydrolase — encoded protein: MTAKIMDGREVSRILRPELERYALELKQRQRRLPALAALLIGDDPASRQYVRNKRRFAEELGFESRLVTMTAEEATTGRLLEEIARLNADTSIAGILLQLPIPAHVDSFRLFDAIDPGKDVDAVGTVNVGDFYRAQLGRFIPCTPRGVLTLLKCYGVPTDGARAAVIGRSDIAGKPMALILGGRMCNATVTWCHRHTRDLGAICREADIVVSCAGAEVAGRAFLITADMVKPGACVIDVGFRRVEDGKFVGDVDFDRVKEVAGWLTLNPGGTGPMTVLALMQNLIDAARYKLGLGRAVYSFDFAVKSVT
- the gcvT gene encoding glycine cleavage system aminomethyltransferase GcvT yields the protein MEALGRTTLFGLHQRLGARMTVFGGFEMPVSYSGIIEEHLAVRSRAGIFDLGHMGEFELTGARALGLLERALSNAAARLEIGRAQYTLMCTPEGGTIDDLIVYRLGDARYMLCVNASNIAPDREWLLELGAKDDGFRDLSEETGLVAVQGPQALAVLRPLTSAPLDAMRRFAVTEAEVAGRRCVIARTGYTGEDGFELFTAAPGAEALFSAILEAGAPAGMLPCGLGARDTLRMEAGLPLYGHELDRATSPLEAGLDAFVKLGREFVGAAALGAERRDGLRRRLVGIRTGDGRSVARQGYKLFAGDREVGIMTSGTFAPTFNRPLGMAYLASEAAARESVEVEIRNRRVGAAVTALPFYRRGKGPAPNT
- the gcvPA gene encoding aminomethyl-transferring glycine dehydrogenase subunit GcvPA yields the protein MRFFAHTEIDVRAMLETIGARGLDDLITHVPANLRASAAMDLAPGKNEPEIAADLGALAARNTGASAFASFLGFGAYRHYVPAAVRAITARAEFATSYTPYQPEASQGTVEAIFEFQTMITQLTGLEVANASMYDGASAAAEAVLMAHRVMPKRTRVALSRALWPDYRATVRTYLSALEHLEIIELPFDSQSGVIDIAALKRVADDRLLCSVIGYPNAFGIVEPLGEAAALTRAAGAIAIAVTAEPLALGLLKSPGELGADVAVGEGQSFGLGPQFGGPGVGFMAARTAHLRQMPGRLVGETHDRDGRRAWCLTLATREQHIRRERATSNICTNHSLCALAATVYLAMMGRRGLRELASRNVEAAHRAAAALAAAGVPSRFSAPFFNEFVISAKDSEAALARAERAGILAGVALDRYWPELGGALLVSVTEMNTQSELERLAGALAGVN